Below is a genomic region from Henckelia pumila isolate YLH828 chromosome 3, ASM3356847v2, whole genome shotgun sequence.
CAAATACAAAAcattttatatatatcatttttaattttaaatctatGCGGTAATATTTTCTCTACACTAATTAAGTTGTAATTTTTTtcgtttaaaatatttaaaaacattCAAACAGTTGCTTGtaacttttatgtatttaatatgaatttttttaaaaaaatttcctcATAATAAATTGTgtgcattttttaaaattagaatCAACTTTCTCTTTGATACGAgacaaaaattatttatttcttttattcaatattgtatatattttaaagtttttataATGATCATTTCAGAATACTGAATTTGCGGCCCAAAGTAAAAATCATAGCGCCGCTGAAATCTATCTCTGCACCAAAACCAGGCCAAATATTGAGCGTGTGAAGATCAGCAAGCGCCACAAAGACACCAATGTGAGCATCAAGTTCGCTCAATCTGAGAAGATCGCTGATTCCTTCCAAGGGATGGAGCTTCTATGGCGGTTCGTGAACGAGGAGATGAAAAAGACTTCGAAAGTGATCGATGAAGAAACCGATAATGTTCTCCTTGAATCGGAGAAACGGTATTTCGAGCTGTGTTTCGATAAGAAGTACACGGATAAAGTGTTGGATTCGTACGTGCCTTTCGTGCTGGAAAAGGCCAACTCCATCAGAGCAGAGAATAATGTGGTTAAGCTTCACACGTTGGCTTGCGCTGCATCTTACACATCTTCGAACGTGTGGGATTCTATTAATCTCCAACACCCATCCACTTTTGACACAATTGCCATGGACTGTGGGCAGAAACAGGCTCTTATGGATGATTTGGGAAGGTTTTTGAGTAGAAGAGAGTTTTACAGGAAAGTAGGCAGAGCCTGGAAGAGAGGGTACTTGTTGTACGGGCCTCCGGGTACAGGAAAATCCAGTTTGATCGCTGCAATTGCCAATCATCTCAAGTTTGACGTGTATGATTTGGAGCTGACTAACATCAAACGCAACTCGGATTTGAGAAAAATTTATAAACTTTTAAAACTTATAATCTgtctttaataaatttaatcaaaCATCGTACAGTATAGTTTAAAAGTAAGCAAGAGATTAATTTGAGTTTCaactatttaaataatttaacaatgcaaataaatttgaaatctaTAAATTTCCAATTACTCAATCCAAATGTAActtaatttgattatatatcgtACCTTCAAAGAAcaatttgaaataatttataaaCGATGAAAAACTTTATGATACAACGATACAACACTTGTAGTTGAATTTTTTATAGTTGTTATCACTACCACATGTCGGAATTTAAGATTCTTGGAATTCAACATTTTTCAAACATTGTGATTCGTAACTTTGCATACAATTGACCATGAAAAACAATCTAACTCTTCAAAATAAATCTTACGTACACGTGACAATAATTGACTTTGTCCTCaaagaataatatttttattgaaataaataatttgtaCCACAGTCACCCTATTAAAACCAAACACCAAATTTTATTTGATcacgaaaaaaattattttaaattttttgtaaattcaatcatatttttatatgtatttaATTAAGTAGTTATCACttattatatcatttttttcaATCTTTACTGCACATATGTATATATCCATGTAGGAAAACCAACAAACTCATTAAAAGAAAcaataaaatttgttttaaattcaatcgtatttttatatttattttaaaattgttagATAAAAGAGTCTATcacttataatataatttttttgattcttatttttctttttttaaaaaatatttgtggcGTATATGTATACGTGCAAATTCACAAAACAACAatcttattaaaattaaaaattaattttctttgatcatgaaaatattatttttaattctgTTTAAATTCAATCGTATTTTTATGTATATTGTCAATCTTGATATTAAATAGTTTATCAATCATAATattatctattttttaaaatctcagctatgtatatctatatatgcatcaaaacaatcccatatttatgtaaaaaaaaataacatattgaaagtaaaaaataaattctgtttgataaaaaaaatttatttaaattttttttaaattcaattgtatttttatgtatattttaaaatttttaaattgagTATTCTATCAATCATAATAtcttctttttttaaattttttttcaatatcactgtaatatatataattt
It encodes:
- the LOC140890211 gene encoding AAA-ATPase At5g17730-like; protein product: MGHFKLNSDGCTKGDGKSGIGGIIRDHSVDSMEALAIIDANNTCWKLSSILTQIQGILNSSMNTEFAAQSKNHSAAEIYLCTKTRPNIERVKISKRHKDTNVSIKFAQSEKIADSFQGMELLWRFVNEEMKKTSKVIDEETDNVLLESEKRYFELCFDKKYTDKVLDSYVPFVLEKANSIRAENNVVKLHTLACAASYTSSNVWDSINLQHPSTFDTIAMDCGQKQALMDDLGRFLSRREFYRKVGRAWKRGYLLYGPPGTGKSSLIAAIANHLKFDVYDLELTNIKRNSDLRKIYKLLKLIICL